One Vibrio taketomensis DNA window includes the following coding sequences:
- a CDS encoding GntR family transcriptional regulator, translating to MIDKESHVPIYLQIERILTEQIESGVLHPGDSIPSETLLAEQYQVSRMTARKAVDYLVRQGVVERQRGRGTFICQPMQELKIALPLDQHLTSSEVAISLNSPISNKLLHLEKVAAPEHVVEELGLEPGSSVWFMKRLRLVGDIPFVFESTYMLAEPMFGDLQEHHLNGSKYRYLVDKGQKVGGSKKRIRAELPAEEVRMHLGLKRDEPVLCAHSIARLESGMPFEVSDVYYNQEHYTFTLEATR from the coding sequence ATGATAGACAAAGAATCTCACGTTCCTATCTATCTACAAATAGAACGCATTTTGACTGAGCAAATAGAAAGTGGTGTATTGCATCCGGGTGATTCAATACCGTCTGAAACTTTGCTTGCCGAGCAATATCAAGTGTCTCGGATGACAGCGCGTAAAGCGGTGGACTATTTGGTACGTCAAGGTGTGGTGGAAAGACAGCGTGGTCGTGGAACATTTATTTGCCAGCCAATGCAAGAACTTAAAATAGCCCTGCCATTAGATCAGCATTTAACTTCTAGTGAAGTGGCGATTAGCCTTAACTCGCCGATCAGTAACAAGCTTTTGCATTTAGAAAAAGTAGCGGCACCGGAACATGTGGTTGAAGAGCTTGGTCTTGAGCCTGGTAGTTCCGTCTGGTTTATGAAGCGTTTACGACTAGTGGGTGACATTCCATTTGTATTCGAATCGACTTATATGCTAGCTGAACCCATGTTTGGTGATTTGCAAGAGCACCATCTCAATGGATCAAAATATCGTTATTTGGTCGATAAAGGACAAAAGGTTGGAGGCAGTAAAAAGCGAATTCGAGCGGAGCTGCCGGCTGAAGAAGTTCGTATGCATTTAGGGTTAAAAAGAGATGAGCCAGTACTGTGTGCTCATAGCATTGCTCGTTTAGAGTCAGGCATGCCGTTTGAAGTGTCCGATGTCTATTACAATCAAGAGCACTATACCTTTACTCTTGAAGCTACCCGGTAA
- a CDS encoding PTS transporter subunit EIIC: MRKVAGSLFGNLPLFFAVAAAIGLAKQEKPTAAFAAIIGFISMHVGVNYSLLAQGLTPATTSVAYLVSQGMDKTAAMMFAAEFGNTLGIFSYHMSVLGGVIAGLVTVALHNRFYTIVLPTAINFFGGRRFVPIITVVVLPLVGVAMSLIWPTIGAAIAKIGEFIGQAGSFGTFLFAFAERLLIPTGLHHILNETVRFTPIGGIANVDGESVVGALSIFNYALTHPGSIDNDIVKEATRFLAQGKIPVMMFALPGAALAMYHCAREEHKTRVKALVIAGALASFTTGITEPLEFSFIFVSPILFIFHAIMTGLSFALMHVFGVMIGNVQGGVIDLFVFGVLGGAQTQWWFAVLVGACYFPIYYFVFRGVITRFNVATPGREKESVNTENVGDASEQATRIIEGLGGSKNIQLVDNCFTRLRVKVNDISKVQDDFLKTTGASGVKRASDVDVQVIYGPQVESIANDVKKALAI; encoded by the coding sequence ATTCGTAAAGTTGCTGGCTCATTATTCGGCAACCTTCCATTATTCTTTGCTGTCGCTGCGGCTATTGGTCTGGCGAAACAGGAAAAACCAACTGCAGCATTTGCTGCCATTATTGGTTTTATTTCTATGCATGTGGGCGTGAACTATTCACTGCTCGCTCAAGGTCTAACGCCAGCAACTACGTCTGTCGCTTACCTTGTTTCTCAAGGCATGGATAAAACCGCTGCAATGATGTTCGCTGCAGAGTTTGGTAATACACTGGGTATCTTCTCATACCACATGAGCGTACTTGGCGGTGTTATCGCAGGTCTAGTAACGGTCGCTTTGCACAACCGTTTCTATACGATTGTTTTGCCAACCGCGATTAACTTCTTTGGCGGTCGTCGTTTTGTACCAATCATCACCGTTGTGGTATTGCCACTTGTTGGTGTTGCGATGTCATTGATCTGGCCAACCATCGGCGCGGCAATTGCGAAGATTGGCGAGTTTATCGGTCAAGCAGGTAGCTTTGGTACTTTCCTATTTGCGTTTGCTGAACGTCTACTGATCCCAACCGGCTTGCACCACATTCTGAATGAAACCGTACGCTTTACACCTATCGGTGGAATTGCCAATGTTGATGGTGAAAGTGTTGTTGGTGCATTAAGCATCTTTAACTACGCACTCACTCACCCAGGCAGCATCGATAACGACATCGTGAAAGAAGCTACTCGCTTCCTAGCGCAAGGTAAAATCCCAGTAATGATGTTCGCTCTACCAGGTGCGGCACTGGCGATGTACCACTGTGCTCGCGAAGAACATAAGACGCGAGTCAAAGCTCTAGTGATTGCTGGCGCACTGGCTTCATTCACTACCGGTATCACTGAACCACTAGAATTTAGCTTCATCTTTGTTAGCCCAATTCTATTTATCTTCCATGCGATTATGACTGGTTTGTCTTTTGCGTTGATGCATGTGTTTGGCGTGATGATTGGTAACGTACAAGGTGGCGTGATCGACCTATTCGTCTTCGGTGTACTCGGCGGAGCTCAGACACAGTGGTGGTTTGCAGTATTAGTCGGCGCTTGTTACTTCCCTATTTACTACTTTGTATTCCGCGGTGTGATTACTCGTTTCAATGTGGCAACACCAGGTCGCGAAAAAGAATCCGTAAACACTGAAAACGTAGGCGACGCATCAGAACAAGCAACTCGAATTATCGAAGGTCTTGGTGGCTCCAAAAATATTCAATTAGTGGATAACTGCTTCACTCGTCTACGAGTAAAAGTGAACGATATCTCTAAAGTTCAGGACGACTTCCTAAAAACAACCGGCGCTTCGGGCGTAAAACGCGCCAGTGACGTAGATGTACAAGTTATCTATGGCCCACAAGTAGAAAGCATCGCAAACGATGTAAAAAAAGCGCTCGCAATTTAA